The following are encoded in a window of Panicum virgatum strain AP13 chromosome 5N, P.virgatum_v5, whole genome shotgun sequence genomic DNA:
- the LOC120673011 gene encoding regulator of telomere elongation helicase 1 homolog isoform X1, which yields MPVYNIRGVDVDFPFDAYDCQITYMDRVIESLQQGKNALLESPTGTGKTLCLLCASLAWRRTFGEFLRGGRGGGRGGGGSQQPHYGSQQPHYGSQLSGSQQPGDPVSPQEHSGCPVSQQQHSGYPVIIYASRTHSQLRQVIKELKATSYRPKMAVLGSREQMCIHSEVSKLRGRAQNNACHFLCKKRRCQHNNNVSEFMKNKPDFGSKPFDIEDLVNIGKGKSNGPCPYYISRELSKSVDILFAPYNYLIDPGNRRSLNSIPWDNAVLIFDEAHNLESICADAASFDLHPNNLTACVAEANECIKLCSAKRSTENSADKQFDPENYAILKALLMALEKKIGELVIESKELGCTKAGSYIYDFLSELNITSDTSKKLIETIDCASLLLEEGNSAETGPGAQAKATVSRLESIRDILDIIFRGGGQDHAKYYRFHVNESQQTSGDALKVLGKSSRTLSWWCFNPGLAMEEFLKLGVRSIILTSGTLSPLDSLAMELNLEFPVRLENPHVISPDQIWVGVVPVGPSGQALNSSYRTRETIQYKQELGTAIVNFARIVPDGLLVFFPSYSMMDKCVEFWKTRNHSNSASENTIWQRICKHKQPVIEPRQSSNFPSAIEDYAAKLRDSSISGAIFFAVCRGKVSEGLDFADRAGRAVIVTGMPFATPTDPKVRLKREYLDKQGTPSKNIKMLTGNEWYLQQAARAVNQAVGRVIRHRHDYGAIIYCDERFAWPSYQSQMSYWLRPYIKCYSKYGEVVQGLTRFFRDKATSDPLKLKQTDCNDCIAPVTNKSIPEENLSDLAANAQNEYPQITLSVNSTMKSNFMKLAQITPANRSTLATKHNSSSTSQLFSEDQLSRDTKVVDMTDDVAIHGHLKEHTFKSLGLKKAKLMDRSKDAAGLDDVSSKLPQNIESRALASYQGEGSTPQSKKSTIEKACGKNEGTCEKSEGQESNSGTAFLKLAREMLSGAEYREFVEYMKALKLKTMHIKDSLEEIAKLFSSPGRLPLLEGFRVFVPKSHLPLYEQLLRKYSVCSTS from the exons atgCCGGTCTACAACATCCGCGGCGTCGATGTCGACTTCCCCTTCGATGCCTACGACTGCCAGATCACCTACATGGACCGCGTGATCGAGTCCCTGCAACAG GGGAAGAACGCGCTTCTGGAGAGCCCGACTGGGACGGGGAAGACGCTGTGCCTGTTGTGCGCCTCGCTCGCGTGGCGCCGCACCTTCGGCGAGTTCCTGCGgggaggtcgcggcggcggccgcggcggcggagggagccaGCAGCCGCACTACGGGAGCCAGCAGCCGCACTATGGAAGCCAGCTGTCCGGGAGCCAGCAGCCAGGGGACCCCGTGTCTCCGCAGGAGCACTCCGGGTGCCCCGTGTCTCAGCAGCAGCACTCGGGGTACCCCGTGATCATATACGCCTCCCGGACGCACAGCCAGCTCCGGCAGGTCATCAAGGAGCTCAAGGCCACCAGCTACAG GCCGAAAATGGCAGTGCTGGGCTCCCGTGAGCAGATGTGCATCCATAGCGAAGTGAGCAAACTCCGTGGAAGAGCACAGAACAATGCCTGTCACTTCCTCTGCAAGAAACGCCGGTGCCAGCATAATAACAATGTCTCTG AGTTCATGAAAAACAAACCTGACTTTGGGAGCAAGCCTTTTGACATAGAAGATTTAGTTAATATTGGTAAAGGGAAATCTAACGGCCC GTGCCCATATTACATCTCCCGGGAACTTTCAAAGTCAGTTGATATCTTGTTTGCTCCTTACAACTATCTTATTGATCCGGGAAACCGTCGTTCCTTAAATAGCATACCATGGGACAATGCAGTACTTATATTTGATGAAGCACACAACTTG GAGAGTATATGTGCAGATGCAGCTTCTTTTGACTTACATCCAAATAATCTAACTGCTTGTGTAGCAGAAGCTAATGAATGCATCAAACTGTGTTCAGCAAAGAGGTCGACTGAAAATTCTGCTGATAAACAATTTGACCCCGAAAATTATGCAATCCTCAAAG CTCTCTTAATGGCACTTGAGAAAAAAATTGGTGAGTTGGTAATCGAATCCAAGGAGTTGGGCTGCACAAAAGCTGGGAGTTACATATACGATTTTCTCTCTGAACTGAATATTACGTCTGACACATCCAAAAAACTAATTGAGACAATTGATTGCGCTTCACTGCTATTAGAGGAAG GAAATTCTGCTGAAACTGGACCAGGTGCCCAGGCAAAGGCCACAGTGTCTAGATTGGAGTCAATTAGGGACATTTTAGACATAATTTTTAGGGGAGGTGGTCAAGACCATGCAAAATATTATCGT TTTCATGTGAATGAATCTCAGCAAACATCTGGAGATGCATTGAAAGTTCTGG GTAAATCTTCAAGAACCCTTAGTTGGTGGTGTTTCAACCCGGGGCTTGCGATGGAAGAATTTCTCAAGCTGGGTGTGCGCTCCATTATATTAACTTCTGGCACTTTATCTCCCTTGGATTCACTCGCCATGGAACTAAACCT TGAATTCCCAGTTAGACTAGAGAATCCTCATGTCATTTCCCCAGATCAAATATGGGTTGGAGTAGTGCCTGTTGGCCCTTCTGGACAAGCACTTAATTCTTCTTATCGTACGCGTGAGACTATACAATATAAACAAGAATTGGGTACTGCTATAG TAAACTTTGCACGCATTGTGCCAGATGGACTCCTTGTTTTCTTCCCTTCATATTCTATGATGGATAAGTGTGTCGAATTCTGGAAAACTAGG AACCATTCAAATTCAGCATCTGAGAACACGATCTGGCAGCGAATCTGTAAGCACAAGCAGCCAGTTATAGAGCCTAGGCAGTCATCAAACTTTCCAAGTGCAATCGAG GATTATGCAGCGAAATTACGCGATTCTTCTATTTCTGGGGCAATATTTTTTGCAGTTTGTCGTGGCAAA GTTAGTGAGGGTCTTGATTTTGCTGACCGTGCTGGGAGGGCAGTAATAGTTACTGGAATGCCCTTTGCTACCCCAACTGATCCTAAG GTTCGGCTCAAGCGCGAGTATTTGGATAAGCAGGGCACACCATCTAAGAACATAAAG ATGTTGACAGGAAACGAATGGTATTTGCAACAAGCAGCAAGGGCTGTCAATCAGGCTGTTGGACGTGTTATCAGACATCGCCATGACTATGGAGCTATTATATATTGTGACGAAAG GTTTGCGTGGCCAAGTTATCAATCTCAGATGTCATATTGGCTCCGACCATACATAAAG TGCTACTCAAAATATGGAGAAGTAGTCCAAGGATTGACCCGTTTTTTTCGAGATAAAGCTACTTCAGATCCTTTAAAGCTAAAACAAACAGATTGTAATG ATTGTATAGCACCAGTGACAAACAAATCCATACCTGAAGAGAACCTATCAGATTTG GCTGCCAATGCACAAAATGAGTACCCGCAAATTACATTATCAGTAAATTCGACCATGAAGAGTAACTTTATGAAGTTGGCTCAGATCACTCCTGCTAATCGTTCTACCCTTGCTACAAAGCACAACTCTTCATCGACGTCACAGCTCTTCTCTGAAGACCAACTGTCACGGGATACTAAGGTTGTTGATATGACTGATGATGTGGCAATACATGGGCATCTGAAGGAACATACCTTCAAGTCTTTAGGACTTAAAAAAGCTAAACTAATGGACAGATCCAAAGATGCTGCTGGCTTGGATGATGTCTCTTCAAAATTGCCTCAAAATATAGAGTCAAGAGCTTTGGCCAGCTACCAGGGTGAAGGATCTACACCTCAATCAAAGAAAAGCACCATAGAAAAAGCATGTGGAAAGAATGAGGGTACCTGTGAAAAATCTGAAGGCCAGGAATCTAACTCAGGGACAGCCTTCTTGAAGCTG GCTCGAGAAATGCTTAGTGGCGCAGAGTACAGAGAATTTGTTGAATATATGAAGGCCTTAAAATTGAAGACTATGCATATCAAAGATTCACTTGAAGAAATAGCAAAGCTTTTCTCCTCTCCAGGAAGACTTCCACTTCTTGAAGG GTTCAGGGTTTTTGTTCCAAAGAGCCATCTTCCGCTATATGAGCAGCTTCTTCGAAAATATAGTGTTTGTAGTACATCATAA
- the LOC120673011 gene encoding regulator of telomere elongation helicase 1 homolog isoform X2 — MPVYNIRGVDVDFPFDAYDCQITYMDRVIESLQQGKNALLESPTGTGKTLCLLCASLAWRRTFGEFLRGGRGGGRGGGGSQQPHYGSQQPHYGSQLSGSQQPGDPVSPQEHSGCPVSQQQHSGYPVIIYASRTHSQLRQVIKELKATSYRPKMAVLGSREQMCIHSEVSKLRGRAQNNACHFLCKKRRCQHNNNVSEFMKNKPDFGSKPFDIEDLVNIGKGKSNGPCPYYISRELSKSVDILFAPYNYLIDPGNRRSLNSIPWDNAVLIFDEAHNLESICADAASFDLHPNNLTACVAEANECIKLCSAKRSTENSADKQFDPENYAILKALLMALEKKIGELVIESKELGCTKAGSYIYDFLSELNITSDTSKKLIETIDCASLLLEEGNSAETGPGAQAKATVSRLESIRDILDIIFRGGGQDHAKYYRFHVNESQQTSGDALKVLGKSSRTLSWWCFNPGLAMEEFLKLGVRSIILTSGTLSPLDSLAMELNLEFPVRLENPHVISPDQIWVGVVPVGPSGQALNSSYRTRETIQYKQELGTAIVNFARIVPDGLLVFFPSYSMMDKCVEFWKTRNHSNSASENTIWQRICKHKQPVIEPRQSSNFPSAIEDYAAKLRDSSISGAIFFAVCRGKVSEGLDFADRAGRAVIVTGMPFATPTDPKVRLKREYLDKQGTPSKNIKMLTGNEWYLQQAARAVNQAVGRVIRHRHDYGAIIYCDERFAWPSYQSQMSYWLRPYIKCYSKYGEVVQGLTRFFRDKATSDPLKLKQTDCNAYLIAGILML; from the exons atgCCGGTCTACAACATCCGCGGCGTCGATGTCGACTTCCCCTTCGATGCCTACGACTGCCAGATCACCTACATGGACCGCGTGATCGAGTCCCTGCAACAG GGGAAGAACGCGCTTCTGGAGAGCCCGACTGGGACGGGGAAGACGCTGTGCCTGTTGTGCGCCTCGCTCGCGTGGCGCCGCACCTTCGGCGAGTTCCTGCGgggaggtcgcggcggcggccgcggcggcggagggagccaGCAGCCGCACTACGGGAGCCAGCAGCCGCACTATGGAAGCCAGCTGTCCGGGAGCCAGCAGCCAGGGGACCCCGTGTCTCCGCAGGAGCACTCCGGGTGCCCCGTGTCTCAGCAGCAGCACTCGGGGTACCCCGTGATCATATACGCCTCCCGGACGCACAGCCAGCTCCGGCAGGTCATCAAGGAGCTCAAGGCCACCAGCTACAG GCCGAAAATGGCAGTGCTGGGCTCCCGTGAGCAGATGTGCATCCATAGCGAAGTGAGCAAACTCCGTGGAAGAGCACAGAACAATGCCTGTCACTTCCTCTGCAAGAAACGCCGGTGCCAGCATAATAACAATGTCTCTG AGTTCATGAAAAACAAACCTGACTTTGGGAGCAAGCCTTTTGACATAGAAGATTTAGTTAATATTGGTAAAGGGAAATCTAACGGCCC GTGCCCATATTACATCTCCCGGGAACTTTCAAAGTCAGTTGATATCTTGTTTGCTCCTTACAACTATCTTATTGATCCGGGAAACCGTCGTTCCTTAAATAGCATACCATGGGACAATGCAGTACTTATATTTGATGAAGCACACAACTTG GAGAGTATATGTGCAGATGCAGCTTCTTTTGACTTACATCCAAATAATCTAACTGCTTGTGTAGCAGAAGCTAATGAATGCATCAAACTGTGTTCAGCAAAGAGGTCGACTGAAAATTCTGCTGATAAACAATTTGACCCCGAAAATTATGCAATCCTCAAAG CTCTCTTAATGGCACTTGAGAAAAAAATTGGTGAGTTGGTAATCGAATCCAAGGAGTTGGGCTGCACAAAAGCTGGGAGTTACATATACGATTTTCTCTCTGAACTGAATATTACGTCTGACACATCCAAAAAACTAATTGAGACAATTGATTGCGCTTCACTGCTATTAGAGGAAG GAAATTCTGCTGAAACTGGACCAGGTGCCCAGGCAAAGGCCACAGTGTCTAGATTGGAGTCAATTAGGGACATTTTAGACATAATTTTTAGGGGAGGTGGTCAAGACCATGCAAAATATTATCGT TTTCATGTGAATGAATCTCAGCAAACATCTGGAGATGCATTGAAAGTTCTGG GTAAATCTTCAAGAACCCTTAGTTGGTGGTGTTTCAACCCGGGGCTTGCGATGGAAGAATTTCTCAAGCTGGGTGTGCGCTCCATTATATTAACTTCTGGCACTTTATCTCCCTTGGATTCACTCGCCATGGAACTAAACCT TGAATTCCCAGTTAGACTAGAGAATCCTCATGTCATTTCCCCAGATCAAATATGGGTTGGAGTAGTGCCTGTTGGCCCTTCTGGACAAGCACTTAATTCTTCTTATCGTACGCGTGAGACTATACAATATAAACAAGAATTGGGTACTGCTATAG TAAACTTTGCACGCATTGTGCCAGATGGACTCCTTGTTTTCTTCCCTTCATATTCTATGATGGATAAGTGTGTCGAATTCTGGAAAACTAGG AACCATTCAAATTCAGCATCTGAGAACACGATCTGGCAGCGAATCTGTAAGCACAAGCAGCCAGTTATAGAGCCTAGGCAGTCATCAAACTTTCCAAGTGCAATCGAG GATTATGCAGCGAAATTACGCGATTCTTCTATTTCTGGGGCAATATTTTTTGCAGTTTGTCGTGGCAAA GTTAGTGAGGGTCTTGATTTTGCTGACCGTGCTGGGAGGGCAGTAATAGTTACTGGAATGCCCTTTGCTACCCCAACTGATCCTAAG GTTCGGCTCAAGCGCGAGTATTTGGATAAGCAGGGCACACCATCTAAGAACATAAAG ATGTTGACAGGAAACGAATGGTATTTGCAACAAGCAGCAAGGGCTGTCAATCAGGCTGTTGGACGTGTTATCAGACATCGCCATGACTATGGAGCTATTATATATTGTGACGAAAG GTTTGCGTGGCCAAGTTATCAATCTCAGATGTCATATTGGCTCCGACCATACATAAAG TGCTACTCAAAATATGGAGAAGTAGTCCAAGGATTGACCCGTTTTTTTCGAGATAAAGCTACTTCAGATCCTTTAAAGCTAAAACAAACAGATTGTAATG CTTATTTGATAGCTGGCATATTGATGTTGTAA
- the LOC120674860 gene encoding transcription repressor OFP14-like, translating to MEINTLSIQSAIKRPVVTPNSTIKQGQGATVPASCLTHAAASHLSAFPLCYRATLRFSERVVEMEDERKRTRLRKSLQLYLCRTLRKIPPMHIPSSAIPANIAGARLLSTCRFPRTASVDMDGDRAVATAAAADENSKDQAATLSDVDRFLFDNFRSLYIHDDDTNNHPRFPSSSPGTSTSLVDETQPKAETSSSSESVTEDVIKEARPGEESGDNTAIVVFSMDPYADFRRSMQNMIKTHHGRVSQPLDWDFLEELLFYYLQLNDQAVHKHILKAFADLTAGPHQKGSSVSAPGKARWAHKSVRSRKQ from the exons ATGGAG ATAAACACTCTGTCCATTCAATCCGCCATAAAACGCCCCGTTGTAACTCCCAATAGCACAATAAAACAAGGACAGGGCGCCACCGTTCCAGCCTCTTGTTTAACGCACGCTGCAGCTTCACATCTCTCAGCGTTCCCACTCTGCTACCGCGCTACGCTCCGATTCTCAGAGAGAGTGGTGGAAATGGAAGATGAGAGGAAGAGAACCAGGCTGCGCAAATCCTTGCAGCTCTACCTGTGCAGGACGCTCAGGAAGATCCCTCCGATGCACATCCCCAGCTCAGCTATTCCGGCGAACATCGCCGGTGCGCGCCTCCTCTCCACCTGCAGGTTCCCGAGAACCGCGTCGGTGGACATGGACGGCGATCGCGCcgtcgccacggccgccgccgcagacgaGAACAGCAAGGACCAGGCGGCGACGCTCTCCGACGTCGACCGCTTCCTCTTCGACAACTTCCGGTCCCTCTACATCCATGACGACGACACCAACAACCATCCACGCTTCCCATCGTCGTCGCCAGGCACATCCACATCGCTCGTCGACGAGACACAACCAAAGGCAGAGACGTCATCTTCCTCGGAGTCGGTCACCGAGGACGTCATCAAGGAAGCCAGGCCAGGTGAGGAGAGCGGCGACAACACGGCCATAGTGGTGTTCTCCATGGACCCGTACGCAGACTTCCGGAGATCCATGCAGAACATGATAAAGACGCACCATGGCCGCGTATCTCAGCCATTGGACTGGGACTTCCTTGAGGAGCTACTCTTTTACTACCTGCAGCTCAATGATCAAGCTGTGCACAAGCATATTCTCAAGGCCTTTGCTGACCTGACTGCCGGACCTCATCAAAAGGGCAGTTCAGTTTCAGCCCCCGGAAAAGCCCGGTGGGCTCACAAGAGCGTTAGAAGTAGGAAACAGTAG
- the LOC120673011 gene encoding regulator of telomere elongation helicase 1 homolog isoform X3, whose translation MPVYNIRGVDVDFPFDAYDCQITYMDRVIESLQQGKNALLESPTGTGKTLCLLCASLAWRRTFGEFLRGGRGGGRGGGGSQQPHYGSQQPHYGSQLSGSQQPGDPVSPQEHSGCPVSQQQHSGYPVIIYASRTHSQLRQVIKELKATSYRPKMAVLGSREQMCIHSEVSKLRGRAQNNACHFLCKKRRCQHNNNVSEFMKNKPDFGSKPFDIEDLVNIGKGKSNGPCPYYISRELSKSVDILFAPYNYLIDPGNRRSLNSIPWDNAVLIFDEAHNLESICADAASFDLHPNNLTACVAEANECIKLCSAKRSTENSADKQFDPENYAILKALLMALEKKIGELVIESKELGCTKAGSYIYDFLSELNITSDTSKKLIETIDCASLLLEEGNSAETGPGAQAKATVSRLESIRDILDIIFRGGGQDHAKYYRFHVNESQQTSGDALKVLGKSSRTLSWWCFNPGLAMEEFLKLGVRSIILTSGTLSPLDSLAMELNLEFPVRLENPHVISPDQIWVGVVPVGPSGQALNSSYRTRETIQYKQELGTAIVNFARIVPDGLLVFFPSYSMMDKCVEFWKTRNHSNSASENTIWQRICKHKQPVIEPRQSSNFPSAIEDYAAKLRDSSISGAIFFAVCRGKVSEGLDFADRAGRAVIVTGMPFATPTDPKVRLKREYLDKQGTPSKNIKMLTGNEWYLQQAARAVNQAVGRVIRHRHDYGAIIYCDERFAWPSYQSQMSYWLRPYIKIV comes from the exons atgCCGGTCTACAACATCCGCGGCGTCGATGTCGACTTCCCCTTCGATGCCTACGACTGCCAGATCACCTACATGGACCGCGTGATCGAGTCCCTGCAACAG GGGAAGAACGCGCTTCTGGAGAGCCCGACTGGGACGGGGAAGACGCTGTGCCTGTTGTGCGCCTCGCTCGCGTGGCGCCGCACCTTCGGCGAGTTCCTGCGgggaggtcgcggcggcggccgcggcggcggagggagccaGCAGCCGCACTACGGGAGCCAGCAGCCGCACTATGGAAGCCAGCTGTCCGGGAGCCAGCAGCCAGGGGACCCCGTGTCTCCGCAGGAGCACTCCGGGTGCCCCGTGTCTCAGCAGCAGCACTCGGGGTACCCCGTGATCATATACGCCTCCCGGACGCACAGCCAGCTCCGGCAGGTCATCAAGGAGCTCAAGGCCACCAGCTACAG GCCGAAAATGGCAGTGCTGGGCTCCCGTGAGCAGATGTGCATCCATAGCGAAGTGAGCAAACTCCGTGGAAGAGCACAGAACAATGCCTGTCACTTCCTCTGCAAGAAACGCCGGTGCCAGCATAATAACAATGTCTCTG AGTTCATGAAAAACAAACCTGACTTTGGGAGCAAGCCTTTTGACATAGAAGATTTAGTTAATATTGGTAAAGGGAAATCTAACGGCCC GTGCCCATATTACATCTCCCGGGAACTTTCAAAGTCAGTTGATATCTTGTTTGCTCCTTACAACTATCTTATTGATCCGGGAAACCGTCGTTCCTTAAATAGCATACCATGGGACAATGCAGTACTTATATTTGATGAAGCACACAACTTG GAGAGTATATGTGCAGATGCAGCTTCTTTTGACTTACATCCAAATAATCTAACTGCTTGTGTAGCAGAAGCTAATGAATGCATCAAACTGTGTTCAGCAAAGAGGTCGACTGAAAATTCTGCTGATAAACAATTTGACCCCGAAAATTATGCAATCCTCAAAG CTCTCTTAATGGCACTTGAGAAAAAAATTGGTGAGTTGGTAATCGAATCCAAGGAGTTGGGCTGCACAAAAGCTGGGAGTTACATATACGATTTTCTCTCTGAACTGAATATTACGTCTGACACATCCAAAAAACTAATTGAGACAATTGATTGCGCTTCACTGCTATTAGAGGAAG GAAATTCTGCTGAAACTGGACCAGGTGCCCAGGCAAAGGCCACAGTGTCTAGATTGGAGTCAATTAGGGACATTTTAGACATAATTTTTAGGGGAGGTGGTCAAGACCATGCAAAATATTATCGT TTTCATGTGAATGAATCTCAGCAAACATCTGGAGATGCATTGAAAGTTCTGG GTAAATCTTCAAGAACCCTTAGTTGGTGGTGTTTCAACCCGGGGCTTGCGATGGAAGAATTTCTCAAGCTGGGTGTGCGCTCCATTATATTAACTTCTGGCACTTTATCTCCCTTGGATTCACTCGCCATGGAACTAAACCT TGAATTCCCAGTTAGACTAGAGAATCCTCATGTCATTTCCCCAGATCAAATATGGGTTGGAGTAGTGCCTGTTGGCCCTTCTGGACAAGCACTTAATTCTTCTTATCGTACGCGTGAGACTATACAATATAAACAAGAATTGGGTACTGCTATAG TAAACTTTGCACGCATTGTGCCAGATGGACTCCTTGTTTTCTTCCCTTCATATTCTATGATGGATAAGTGTGTCGAATTCTGGAAAACTAGG AACCATTCAAATTCAGCATCTGAGAACACGATCTGGCAGCGAATCTGTAAGCACAAGCAGCCAGTTATAGAGCCTAGGCAGTCATCAAACTTTCCAAGTGCAATCGAG GATTATGCAGCGAAATTACGCGATTCTTCTATTTCTGGGGCAATATTTTTTGCAGTTTGTCGTGGCAAA GTTAGTGAGGGTCTTGATTTTGCTGACCGTGCTGGGAGGGCAGTAATAGTTACTGGAATGCCCTTTGCTACCCCAACTGATCCTAAG GTTCGGCTCAAGCGCGAGTATTTGGATAAGCAGGGCACACCATCTAAGAACATAAAG ATGTTGACAGGAAACGAATGGTATTTGCAACAAGCAGCAAGGGCTGTCAATCAGGCTGTTGGACGTGTTATCAGACATCGCCATGACTATGGAGCTATTATATATTGTGACGAAAG GTTTGCGTGGCCAAGTTATCAATCTCAGATGTCATATTGGCTCCGACCATACATAAAG ATTGTATAG